The window AACAGGGCCAATATGAAGGAAAGGACAAGGAAAGGCTTCCTAATCCCAAATTTCAATAGATATTGGTTCGCCAGGTTAAGGTTCATCTAGGGTCTGCTGGTTTTTAGTCCGGCCTGGGTTAATGCAGGCTGAAACCGACTTAGGATAATTGAAAAAATGCCTAGTTAACGATAGGGGTAGGATCTTCTATTGGTCTGAGTATTCTGCTGTTGGTCTATTCCGGTACAGGTTGGTCCTGTATTGCTGTTGAAGGATGCAAGGGCCATCCTTTTCATTCGTTTTGATCCGCTTGGTGCCGGACCTTTATTAAACCTTAGCTTTTGGGATTGGGAAGAGGAGAGTCAATTCTCGAAATCATGGTACCCAGGTACTGGTCAGGGGACCTGCATCAGCGAATTGGGGCAACGCCTTCATGCAAACTCATCAGCTTTGGTTTCAATTCCCAGGGTACGATCAATATAAACCATTAACGGAAGTGGGTAGAAAATATTACCCTCACTTGAAAAAAAACTTTAAACTCTGAAGCCATAACCTTGCTACCGGCCATCAACCATCTATACTTATGATCAGATTCCCGCCAGGTCTTCCCTTTCCCTAAAATAAAAATGGGTTGCCAAGTGCATTTTACTGCATTGGCAACCCATTGATTATCAAATAAAAAATCTACTTCGCTGTCTTCATTAGCCTGATCACTTTTTTATCCTTACCGGAACTCACTTCTGCGAAATAGGTTCCCGGCAGGTACCTGCCACCAAACCTGAACAATTCACCTGCCCTGATCACCTGCTTCTGCTCCACTACCCTTCCCATATTATCCAGGATCCTGATGGAAATTTCCTGTTGGGCTGGTCCTTGTACCAGGAGACTGAACTGGTCGGTTGTCGGATTAGGCATCACCTTCACCTTCAGTATATCCTGTGCGGTCTCTGTCTCCGTAGGCTGCTTATTGGCAGTACCGCCAACCGTTACCCCTGGATTGGTATTCACGATCGTAACCGTTGACACCTTACTTGCACATGGACTACCTACCCATCCATTGATCGGCTCAGCCAGGATCAATTCAAACTGTTCATTCCACTCAGAAATATTATCAGTCAGGATAGGCACGGCGAGATACTTGATTATCTCACCTGGCTTGAAGGTTAGGCTTCCCTGGATAGCCAGGTAATCTGTACCAGCCACTGCTGTTTTGTTCCTCGTGTAATACTTGACGATCACATCCTTTCCACTCTCAATGCCCAACATAACAGGGATGTTGGCATTGCCTGCATTCTCATTCACGGTTACATTGCTAACGGTGATACATGGACCGGCATCATCATCGGTAATATTTCCGTTTGTCACGCCCTGCTGGATCCTTGCATTCACTGGGTTATGCAAATTGATGGTGAAGCGCTCTTCATTCTCATCTGAAAGGTCACCAATGATATCCACCCAAACGGTTTGCTTCTGGGTGCCTGCCGGGAAGGTAATGGTACCGGTTCTCGCCACATAATCCAGACCGGCTTTTGCAGTTCCATCTGCTGTGAAGAAATCAACCGTTACCGGGAGGGTTGACTTAGCGGTCATGAACAACTCAAATACCATCTTGCTTGTACCACTATTGCCTTCTGTCCACCAGGTATGATAGATGTTCACTGCTGGCAGTGTACCGCAATTCTCATCCACCAGTCCATCGCAATCATTATCCACGCCATCACAGGTTTCAGTAGCCCCCGGCCTGATGGTTGCATTGTTATCATTGCAATCACCGGAAGTAGTCACATAGCCAGGTTCAGGCTTACAGGATGAGATAGAGACTGCAGGATCACCATAACCATCCCCATCATTATCCCTGTAATAGGTCACCTTATTCAGGTCCTCATCAATTTGTCCATCACAGTCATTATCGATACCATCACAAAGTTCAGCTGCACCCAGATGAATGGCTGTATTGTTATCATTGCAATCACCGGAAATAGTCACATAGCCAGGTTCAGGCTTACAGGATGAAATAGAGACTGCAGGATCACCATAACCATCCCCATCGTTATCCCTGTAATAGGTCACCTTATTCAGGTCCTCATCAATTTGTCCATCACAGTCATTATCGATACCATCACAAAGTTCAGCTGCACCCGGATGAATGGCTGTATTGTTATCATTACAATCACCGGAAGTAGTTACATAACCGGCAACAGGGCCGCAAGAACTGATAGAGACTGCTGTATTACCGAATCCATCACCATCAAGGTCCTGGTAATAGGTAACCTTCACAATACCCTCATCGATTGAACCATCACAATCATTATCGATGCCATCACAAAGTTCAGCAGCACCCGGATAGATGGAAGCATTATCATCGTTACAATCACCCGGTGTGGTTACATAACCTTCTACCGGCTTACAGGAACTGATCGACACCGCTGTATTACCATAGCCATCTTTATCGAGGTCCTGGTAATAGGTAATCAATTCAACACCATCATCTATGGCTCCATCACAATCATTATCGATGCCATCGCATGTTTCTATGGCACCCGGATGGATCAGGGCATTATTATCATTGCAATCCCCCTGGCTGGTGACATAACCTTCTACCGGCCTACAAGAAATAGTGGTTACCGCGGCATTACCATAGCCGTCACCATCCTGGTCCTGGTAATAGGTAACCAGTACGAGCCCTTCATCAATAGCGCCATCACAATCATTATCTATCCCATCGCAAACTTCTGGTGCACCAGGATAGATAGTAACATCCTGGTCATTACAATCCCCGAGCTGCTTGGCATAACCCGGAACGGCTATACAGGATGAAATGGAATCAATCTTGGTTCCATAACCATCCCCGTCAATGTCCTGGTAATAGGTAATGAACTGCAGGCCATCATCGATCTTTCCGTTACAGTTGTTATCGATGCCATCGCAAATTTCCTTTGCACCCGGATGGATCGCAGGCGAACTATCGTTACAGTCTGAGCGGTTGGCCACATAACCCTCCGGTTGTGTGCACGACTGAATGGAAACACCCGGATTACCATAACCATCGCCATCGCTATCCTGGTAATAGGTATTGTTGATAACGGTGATGAAAACAGCACCGGTATCCGAACAACCGTTCTGGTCATAGCCCTTTACCACATAAAGTTTGTTTTCGGTCGGTACAAATGGAACCCCATCCTGTACGCCATTGTTCCACTCATAGTTTGATCCGCCGATTCCGTTCAGGGTTATCGCGGTTCCGATACAAACACTTGTTGCACTAGCCTGGACTGAAACAGATGGTGAAGGATTCACTGTGATAGTAAGCGAATCATTTACCGAACATGCGTTGGCTGTAACAGTAACCCTCAGCAATGTCTCGATGGGTGTTGGCTCC is drawn from Flavihumibacter rivuli and contains these coding sequences:
- a CDS encoding MopE-related protein — translated: MNISLQNLFRTTLVLWLCFLASRSNAQTFLYERANTFGSAGGTKVKSNKVTYSADGSVVIIGTFEGGGFDLDPGSGTKLFERTQSGLASYVAKYDEQFNLLWANQLTGTGDNIIQSVGTDINGNVYISGLSLSDAYLDAGGASPAYLLSTMDGPYFFAKYSANGQLAWVRQFGGIAVNSLVSTVDKDGNMYLAGVYRSTFDADAGDGLTFLGLGSGNTGLYVLKYDANGIFTWARGITGNGNFGDVVVGVDNAFNPIVALSFLGSISSGIGNFSASSDRDALLIKLNSSGSSTWAREIEGPGTNTINMLRIDNGNNIFLYGTANSNIIDFDPTPVGTDINNGVITSYLAKYTAFGDFSWVRGGMSLNINDLGLDGFGNVYASGLFIGSPDIDYTAGTKFVVSNGGVDIGIAVYDTSGAFVDAINIGSAGNDTIMSMSHSGNRGMVIAGYKAGESNLDFDPGAGITSKSFYPGLTGFMAAYQAGLGMKITTQPVPVTVCAGSNASFTVKANLNEVTYQWQVNNGSGWKNLLPSADYTGEQSSQLVISAASPSFNGYLYRALVTQGGTLTLTSNQASLTVIEPLLLEPDVFGPLCNNAYVQGITFKSNVAGASFSWTSTRDIGFGQQGSGQIGLFAAKNGEPTPIETLLRVTVTANACSVNDSLTITVNPSPSVSVQASATSVCIGTAITLNGIGGSNYEWNNGVQDGVPFVPTENKLYVVKGYDQNGCSDTGAVFITVINNTYYQDSDGDGYGNPGVSIQSCTQPEGYVANRSDCNDSSPAIHPGAKEICDGIDNNCNGKIDDGLQFITYYQDIDGDGYGTKIDSISSCIAVPGYAKQLGDCNDQDVTIYPGAPEVCDGIDNDCDGAIDEGLVLVTYYQDQDGDGYGNAAVTTISCRPVEGYVTSQGDCNDNNALIHPGAIETCDGIDNDCDGAIDDGVELITYYQDLDKDGYGNTAVSISSCKPVEGYVTTPGDCNDDNASIYPGAAELCDGIDNDCDGSIDEGIVKVTYYQDLDGDGFGNTAVSISSCGPVAGYVTTSGDCNDNNTAIHPGAAELCDGIDNDCDGQIDEDLNKVTYYRDNDGDGYGDPAVSISSCKPEPGYVTISGDCNDNNTAIHLGAAELCDGIDNDCDGQIDEDLNKVTYYRDNDGDGYGDPAVSISSCKPEPGYVTTSGDCNDNNATIRPGATETCDGVDNDCDGLVDENCGTLPAVNIYHTWWTEGNSGTSKMVFELFMTAKSTLPVTVDFFTADGTAKAGLDYVARTGTITFPAGTQKQTVWVDIIGDLSDENEERFTINLHNPVNARIQQGVTNGNITDDDAGPCITVSNVTVNENAGNANIPVMLGIESGKDVIVKYYTRNKTAVAGTDYLAIQGSLTFKPGEIIKYLAVPILTDNISEWNEQFELILAEPINGWVGSPCASKVSTVTIVNTNPGVTVGGTANKQPTETETAQDILKVKVMPNPTTDQFSLLVQGPAQQEISIRILDNMGRVVEQKQVIRAGELFRFGGRYLPGTYFAEVSSGKDKKVIRLMKTAK